Proteins encoded by one window of Gemmatimonadaceae bacterium:
- a CDS encoding FAD-dependent oxidoreductase, which yields MPESAEVVIVGAGIAGIAAAYHLAVRHGVRRVVLIDEREPLTLTSDKGTQAYRNWWPGPDSTMLQYMTRSIDILEEIAEESANAYRLNRRGYVFVTAEDEGADRLRATARLVSAFGMGELREHIGKAADYQPAPAEGYTTQPTGADLLPRDAARRAFPGLAPNVKTALHVRRAGWMNAIALGDWMLKRAAVAGVTFVRDRVTSFATEGGRVRGVRLASGATLATNRVAIAAGPGLPDLLRLLDLELPLFHELHAKLTFRDTRGVVARSLPFLIWNDPVVLPWTAAERITIMRTENALRLLSPFPGGVHIRPIDGPHGDEVYFIWTYDIEPRSYTWPPRFDPTYGEATLRGSARMMPGMSAYFGMAAQGLVDGGFYCKSRENRPLVGPLAVEGMYVLGALSGFGIMASHAGADLLAAHLTGAKLPDYAKWFLPSRYDDASYCAQIEQWGAQVGQL from the coding sequence ATGCCTGAAAGCGCCGAAGTGGTCATCGTCGGTGCCGGCATCGCCGGCATCGCCGCCGCGTATCATCTCGCGGTTCGACACGGCGTCCGCCGAGTCGTTCTCATCGACGAGCGCGAGCCGCTGACGCTCACGAGCGACAAGGGCACGCAGGCCTATCGCAACTGGTGGCCAGGCCCCGATTCGACAATGCTGCAATACATGACGCGCAGCATCGATATCCTCGAAGAGATCGCCGAGGAGAGCGCGAACGCGTATCGACTGAATCGGCGCGGTTATGTCTTCGTCACCGCGGAAGACGAAGGCGCCGACCGACTGCGCGCGACGGCGCGATTGGTCTCCGCGTTCGGCATGGGCGAATTGCGGGAACACATCGGGAAGGCCGCGGACTATCAGCCCGCGCCAGCCGAGGGGTACACCACGCAGCCAACTGGCGCCGACCTCCTTCCTCGTGACGCCGCCCGTCGTGCTTTCCCCGGTCTCGCCCCGAACGTGAAGACGGCGCTCCATGTGCGCCGCGCGGGATGGATGAATGCCATCGCGTTAGGCGACTGGATGCTCAAGCGCGCGGCGGTTGCCGGTGTCACCTTCGTGCGCGATCGCGTGACTAGCTTCGCGACCGAGGGCGGCCGCGTGCGCGGTGTCCGGCTCGCGTCTGGCGCAACCCTCGCAACGAATCGCGTCGCGATCGCCGCGGGCCCCGGACTGCCGGATCTCCTCCGCTTGCTCGATCTCGAGCTGCCGCTCTTTCACGAGCTGCACGCGAAGCTCACTTTCCGCGACACGCGCGGCGTCGTCGCGCGCAGTCTTCCCTTTCTGATCTGGAACGATCCCGTCGTTCTGCCGTGGACGGCTGCCGAGCGCATTACGATCATGCGTACCGAGAACGCGCTCCGGTTGCTCTCGCCCTTTCCCGGTGGCGTGCACATTCGGCCCATCGACGGTCCGCATGGCGATGAGGTTTACTTCATCTGGACGTACGACATCGAGCCGCGTTCGTATACCTGGCCGCCTCGGTTCGATCCCACCTACGGCGAGGCTACGCTCCGAGGTAGCGCGCGAATGATGCCTGGCATGTCGGCCTACTTCGGTATGGCCGCGCAAGGCCTCGTCGACGGCGGATTCTACTGTAAGAGCCGCGAGAATCGTCCACTCGTTGGCCCACTCGCCGTCGAGGGCATGTACGTGTTGGGCGCGCTCTCGGGGTTCGGGATCATGGCTTCGCACGCGGGCGCCGATCTCCTCGCCGCACATCTCACTGGTGCCAAGCTGCCCGACTACGCGAAATGGTTCCTACCGTCACGCTATGACGACGCAAGCTATTGCGCTCAGATCGAGCAATGGGGCGCACAGGTGGGACAGTTGTGA
- a CDS encoding SRPBCC family protein has translation MQRIGRLLRFWFTFDSPVSRGQYVRHGLVLMLVKYVVDAALIWLVAHVMWTPLDYLTTGAMFQRSTLAVAPKPLLSLLAIWTLPFLWIGLTMSIRRALDAGHSAWLAFLFFIPVANYALMAFLSARPRNHSRDMERITRPGQSRLPTALLSIAIGIGLDIGLMLLSVYGLREYGISQFLGTPFAVCAVSAYVFNRRYTATNGETIELVLLILAAAAGVMFTFGFEGAICLLMASPLAIGIGLLGGTVGRAIARHDSGRPTHALLALILFPAAHPLLEPGGPAILHEVRSAIEIDAPPEIVWSRVIAFPELPEPSALVRHMGIAYPQRAHIDGAGVGATRYCEFSTGAFVEPITVWDPGRRLSFDVARQPPPLREWSPYANVLPPHLDGFFRARRGEFRFVRLTGNRTRLEGSTWYELRIYPEAYWSIFADVIVGQIHRRVLEHIQGLGARN, from the coding sequence ATGCAGCGAATCGGACGGCTTCTTCGATTCTGGTTCACCTTCGACTCGCCGGTGTCGCGCGGCCAATACGTGCGACACGGGCTGGTGTTGATGCTCGTCAAGTACGTCGTCGACGCGGCGCTGATCTGGCTCGTCGCGCACGTGATGTGGACACCGCTGGATTACTTAACGACGGGCGCGATGTTTCAGCGGTCCACGCTCGCGGTTGCACCGAAGCCACTGCTCTCATTGCTCGCGATCTGGACGCTGCCGTTTCTCTGGATCGGCCTAACGATGAGCATTCGCCGTGCGCTCGATGCTGGCCATTCCGCCTGGCTCGCTTTTCTGTTTTTCATTCCGGTCGCGAACTACGCGCTGATGGCGTTCCTGAGTGCAAGGCCGAGGAACCATTCACGCGATATGGAGCGCATCACTCGGCCGGGCCAGTCGCGGCTTCCGACCGCGCTACTATCGATCGCGATCGGTATCGGTCTCGATATCGGCCTGATGCTCCTCAGCGTTTACGGGCTTCGCGAGTATGGCATTTCGCAGTTTCTCGGCACGCCCTTCGCCGTTTGTGCGGTGAGTGCCTACGTCTTCAACCGTCGTTATACGGCGACCAATGGTGAAACAATCGAGCTCGTGCTGCTCATACTCGCGGCGGCGGCCGGCGTGATGTTCACCTTTGGATTCGAGGGCGCCATCTGCCTGCTGATGGCGTCGCCGCTCGCGATCGGGATCGGATTGCTGGGCGGTACCGTCGGGCGCGCAATCGCACGGCACGACTCCGGGCGTCCGACGCACGCGTTGCTGGCGCTGATCTTGTTCCCGGCGGCGCACCCACTGCTCGAGCCGGGCGGCCCCGCGATACTGCACGAGGTGCGCTCGGCGATCGAGATCGACGCGCCACCGGAGATCGTCTGGTCGCGCGTGATTGCTTTTCCTGAGCTGCCGGAGCCATCTGCGCTCGTTAGGCACATGGGAATTGCGTATCCTCAACGGGCGCACATCGACGGCGCCGGGGTCGGCGCGACGCGCTACTGCGAGTTCTCGACCGGCGCCTTTGTCGAACCGATCACTGTTTGGGATCCGGGGCGGCGCCTCTCCTTCGACGTCGCGCGACAACCGCCGCCGCTTCGCGAGTGGAGTCCATACGCCAACGTGCTACCGCCACACCTCGACGGCTTCTTCCGCGCTCGGCGCGGCGAGTTCCGGTTCGTTCGCCTAACGGGTAACCGGACGCGCCTCGAGGGAAGTACCTGGTACGAGCTGCGCATCTATCCCGAAGCGTACTGGTCGATCTTCGCCGACGTGATCGTGGGGCAGATTCATCGGCGAGTTCTGGAGCATATCCAAGGGCTAGGGGCCAGGAACTAA
- a CDS encoding SDR family NAD(P)-dependent oxidoreductase, with amino-acid sequence MTRAATSSSYVCLVTGASRGIGQATAAELARRGATVVTVGRDAHSTIACDLASFASIRSAAEEINARFPRIQLLVNNAGVQHLRRTLSGDGLEATLTVNHLAPFLLTHLLLPSLRAGSPSRVVTISSSLARWGKIDFDDLQSEHHYNGTRAYLQSKLANIMFTASLAERLENTGVSAVCVYPGLVMTDLMRERWWWRARWLRPLWRGLFLSPNEAAERVVVATTASTPTDTPVCFTLGGRYIRAPRRARDAAARSRLWEFSARSVGVDL; translated from the coding sequence ATGACGCGCGCGGCGACGTCGTCAAGCTATGTGTGCCTCGTAACGGGCGCGAGCCGCGGCATCGGCCAGGCAACAGCCGCCGAGCTCGCGCGGCGTGGCGCGACTGTGGTCACAGTCGGCCGCGATGCCCACAGTACGATCGCGTGCGATCTCGCATCTTTCGCGTCGATTCGCTCCGCGGCGGAGGAGATCAACGCACGCTTTCCGCGCATTCAGCTCCTCGTCAACAATGCCGGCGTGCAGCATTTGCGCCGAACGCTGAGCGGCGACGGACTCGAGGCGACGCTCACCGTGAACCATCTTGCTCCATTCCTGCTCACGCATCTGCTGCTGCCGAGCCTGCGAGCGGGATCACCTTCGCGAGTGGTCACAATCTCGTCGTCGCTTGCGCGTTGGGGCAAGATCGACTTCGACGACCTTCAGAGCGAGCACCACTACAACGGCACGCGCGCATATCTGCAATCGAAGCTCGCGAACATCATGTTCACGGCGTCGCTGGCGGAGCGGCTCGAGAACACTGGCGTCTCGGCGGTCTGCGTTTACCCTGGGCTTGTGATGACCGATCTGATGCGCGAACGCTGGTGGTGGCGCGCGCGTTGGCTCCGCCCACTGTGGCGTGGGCTGTTTCTGTCACCGAATGAGGCTGCCGAGCGAGTCGTCGTCGCGACCACGGCATCCACGCCGACCGACACCCCGGTCTGTTTCACGTTAGGCGGCCGCTATATCCGGGCACCGCGCCGGGCGCGCGACGCCGCGGCGCGAAGTCGCCTCTGGGAATTCAGCGCGCGCTCAGTCGGCGTCGACCTCTGA
- a CDS encoding DUF1801 domain-containing protein encodes MRSTATTPEEYLAQQPADRRTALATVRAVILQNLPNGYEESIGAGMLVYGVPTAHFAMPNKQALWYVALAAQKNYNSLYLMSVYADKDHQRRLRAAFAESGRKLDMGKSCVHFRAADDLPLDVIGELIASVSAEKWIAIFQASRRKPAKRTNA; translated from the coding sequence ATGCGCTCAACCGCGACGACTCCCGAGGAGTACCTTGCGCAGCAGCCCGCCGATCGACGCACCGCGCTCGCGACGGTGCGTGCAGTGATCCTGCAGAACCTGCCTAACGGGTACGAGGAATCGATCGGAGCCGGCATGCTCGTGTACGGCGTTCCCACGGCTCATTTCGCAATGCCGAACAAGCAGGCACTCTGGTATGTCGCGCTTGCGGCGCAGAAGAATTACAACTCGCTCTATCTCATGTCGGTGTACGCCGATAAGGATCACCAACGGCGGCTGCGTGCCGCATTCGCGGAGTCAGGCAGGAAGCTCGACATGGGAAAATCGTGCGTCCACTTTCGCGCGGCCGACGACCTCCCGCTCGATGTGATCGGTGAGCTGATCGCGAGCGTGTCCGCCGAGAAGTGGATCGCCATCTTTCAAGCATCGCGGCGCAAACCGGCGAAACGTACAAATGCCTGA